In Deltaproteobacteria bacterium GWC2_55_46, a single window of DNA contains:
- a CDS encoding metallophosphoesterase — translation MEELKVLFIGDIVGRPGRLAVRELLPRLVGNYSPDLVIANGENAAGGFGITPEIAEELKKLQVDVITSGNHIWDKKDIYDYIRSERRLLRPANYPAGAPGSGWGVYECAGGAKVAVVNLMGRVFMDCLECPFRVGSELVGKLREEAQVVIVDMHAETTSEKMALAWHLDGLASAVIGTHTHVQTSDERVLAGGTAFITDAGMTGPTESVIGMKKEIILERFLGQMPVRFDVATKGVELQGVVVTIGLGDGKARKIERIKMPLEKEL, via the coding sequence ATGGAAGAGTTAAAGGTACTTTTCATAGGCGATATAGTCGGGCGGCCCGGCAGGCTGGCGGTAAGGGAGCTTCTGCCGCGCCTTGTGGGGAACTATTCACCTGACCTCGTCATCGCCAACGGCGAGAACGCCGCTGGCGGCTTTGGGATAACGCCAGAGATAGCCGAGGAGCTTAAAAAACTCCAGGTCGATGTAATCACCTCCGGAAACCACATCTGGGACAAGAAGGACATCTACGATTACATACGCTCCGAAAGGAGGCTCCTGCGTCCGGCCAACTACCCGGCGGGCGCTCCTGGGAGCGGCTGGGGCGTATACGAGTGCGCTGGAGGCGCGAAGGTCGCTGTCGTAAACCTCATGGGCAGGGTCTTTATGGACTGCCTTGAGTGCCCGTTCAGGGTCGGCTCCGAGCTCGTAGGGAAGCTCAGGGAAGAGGCACAGGTAGTGATTGTGGACATGCACGCTGAGACCACCTCTGAGAAGATGGCCCTTGCGTGGCATCTTGACGGACTGGCGAGCGCCGTCATCGGCACTCACACGCACGTGCAGACATCCGATGAAAGGGTGCTCGCGGGCGGGACGGCCTTTATAACCGACGCTGGCATGACAGGGCCGACGGAATCGGTCATCGGGATGAAAAAGGAGATAATCCTCGAGAGGTTCCTCGGGCAGATGCCGGTAAGGTTCGACGTGGCCACCAAGGGGGTCGAGCTCCAGGGCGTGGTCGTGACCATAGGCCTGGGCGACGGCAAGGCAAGGAAGATCGAGCGGATAAAGATGCCGCTTGAGAAGGAATTGTAA